One stretch of Aquimarina sp. Aq107 DNA includes these proteins:
- a CDS encoding glyoxylate/hydroxypyruvate reductase A → MSILIIFNNKDPEPWKKVLTKKIATTSIEVYPKVKDVAAVDFVICWKPEKDILKKFPNIKVIQSVGASIDHITNSQTIAENIVVTRIVDMKLSIDMWEFLLTIVLAQLKNTKTYIQQQEKRIWDQKEYKSIKNTTITILGLGSIGGYVAKEFADLGFTVKGWSNSRKEISGVKSFNGVDAFDSCLSQSDVLINLLPLTDETRDIINRKTLRKLAADAFFINVGRGEHLVENDLIELLDTNELAGAFLDVFRTEPLPKEHLFWKHPKIQITPHVASLTNVESAANQIVENYRRFLDNRELLNMVSLNKGY, encoded by the coding sequence ATGAGTATTCTTATAATTTTTAATAATAAAGATCCAGAACCTTGGAAGAAGGTGTTAACTAAAAAAATAGCTACTACCAGTATTGAAGTATATCCAAAGGTAAAAGATGTAGCTGCCGTAGATTTTGTTATTTGCTGGAAACCAGAAAAAGACATTCTGAAAAAGTTTCCAAACATCAAAGTTATCCAATCTGTGGGAGCTTCCATAGATCATATTACTAATTCGCAAACAATTGCAGAAAACATTGTTGTTACTAGAATTGTGGATATGAAATTGTCTATTGATATGTGGGAGTTTTTGTTAACTATTGTACTTGCACAATTAAAGAATACTAAAACATATATACAACAACAAGAAAAGAGAATTTGGGATCAAAAAGAATATAAATCTATTAAAAATACAACCATTACAATTTTGGGTTTAGGTAGTATTGGAGGATACGTAGCTAAAGAATTTGCTGATTTAGGATTTACCGTAAAAGGATGGAGTAATTCGAGAAAAGAAATTTCTGGAGTAAAAAGTTTCAATGGAGTTGATGCATTTGATTCTTGTTTAAGTCAATCTGATGTTTTGATTAATCTATTGCCTTTAACTGATGAGACTAGAGATATTATAAACAGAAAAACCTTAAGAAAACTAGCTGCCGATGCATTTTTTATTAATGTAGGAAGAGGTGAGCATTTGGTAGAAAATGATTTAATAGAGTTACTTGATACTAATGAACTGGCTGGAGCTTTTCTTGATGTTTTTAGAACAGAACCATTACCAAAAGAGCATCTTTTTTGGAAGCATCCCAAAATTCAAATAACACCACATGTGGCAAGTTTAACTAATGTAGAAAGTGCAGCAAATCAAATTGTAGAAAATTACAGGAGGTTTTTAGATAATAGAGAACTGTTAAATATGGTTTCGTTAAATAAAGGGTATTAG
- a CDS encoding ABC transporter permease, producing the protein MIRNYLKIAWRNLIKNKGITFINIIGLSLGICCFILIALFVTDEVSYDRFHEKADQIYRINSDILFGGTEINMAVTSDPMGATLKKDYPEVEEYARIYASEGSRLIRKGTEFIEEFSVAYVDSTFFNVFTFPALKGNPRTALQEPNTTVISEKAAIKYFGSVDQAIGKTLEVNNNGKTLFKVTAVIKDMPKNSHFYLDFLFSMANVNYDFGNYLSHNFHTYLVLKDGTDYKKFTTNFKEVVAKYLLPQISQYMEVKSMEDIEASGNKIEYSLIPLKDIHLHSNQNIELSANGSIKYVYIFSAVALFILLIACTNFMNLTTARSSGRAKEVGIRKVLGTEKKSLVFQFLSESTMIVVIAHGIAILFVFLSLDWFNNIAGKEISLKALLQPQFLAFLILLPFIVGPLAGIYPAFFLSKFQPISVLKGNLAKGMNKNSLRNFLVIFQFTTSIVLIIGTIVVYQQLKHIQTTDVGFNKDQVMIVENSNLSDETRKSLKSEIEQFTEVKSASFAGYIPVSKSARSDTTFSTEVVATADNGFNMQYWRTDYNYIETMGMELIAGRNFSRSFGTDSTAIILNEKAVALTGFKNPIGKKLYKSTDNNEKIIYTIIGVVKNFNFESLRNDVGPLSLRLGDNSWRTAYRFNTSDVEGFISKIRNKYEAVSSELSFTYNFLDDSFLDMYQQEKRIGTIALIFTVLAVIIAALGLFGLATYIAEQRTKEIGIRKVLGASTAIIIKILSRDFIKLIVFAFCIATPIAWWFMSSWLRDFAFRIQLNWWVFALTGIITLLVAIITLSFQTIKAAIANPIKSLKTE; encoded by the coding sequence GTGATCAGAAATTATCTTAAAATAGCGTGGAGAAATCTCATTAAAAACAAAGGAATTACTTTTATTAATATAATTGGGCTTTCATTAGGAATATGTTGCTTTATTCTTATTGCGCTATTTGTAACCGATGAAGTAAGCTATGATCGGTTTCATGAAAAAGCAGATCAAATTTATAGAATCAACTCTGATATACTCTTTGGTGGTACCGAAATTAATATGGCAGTAACTTCTGATCCAATGGGAGCCACATTAAAAAAAGATTATCCAGAGGTAGAAGAGTATGCTAGAATATATGCTTCTGAAGGATCTAGGCTAATCCGAAAAGGAACAGAATTTATAGAAGAATTTTCAGTTGCATATGTGGACTCCACCTTTTTTAATGTTTTTACATTTCCTGCTTTAAAAGGAAATCCCAGAACTGCATTACAAGAACCCAATACTACTGTGATATCGGAAAAAGCTGCTATTAAATATTTCGGTAGTGTAGATCAAGCAATCGGAAAAACTTTAGAAGTCAACAATAATGGTAAAACTCTATTTAAAGTCACAGCCGTTATAAAAGATATGCCTAAAAATTCTCATTTTTATCTTGATTTTTTATTTTCTATGGCCAATGTAAATTATGATTTTGGAAACTATTTGAGTCATAATTTTCATACCTATCTAGTACTTAAAGATGGTACCGATTACAAAAAGTTTACTACTAATTTTAAAGAAGTGGTAGCCAAATACTTATTACCACAGATATCTCAGTACATGGAAGTTAAAAGTATGGAAGATATCGAAGCTTCTGGTAACAAAATTGAATATTCCCTAATTCCGCTTAAAGACATTCACTTACATTCAAATCAAAATATTGAACTCAGTGCTAATGGTTCCATAAAGTATGTATACATCTTTTCGGCGGTAGCTTTATTCATTTTACTTATTGCTTGTACCAATTTTATGAACCTTACTACAGCTAGATCATCCGGTAGAGCTAAAGAAGTAGGTATTCGTAAAGTATTAGGGACAGAAAAAAAATCATTGGTTTTTCAATTTTTAAGTGAGTCCACAATGATTGTAGTAATAGCACATGGTATTGCAATCTTATTTGTATTCCTTTCTCTAGACTGGTTTAATAATATCGCTGGAAAAGAAATTTCGCTAAAAGCTTTACTACAACCTCAATTTTTAGCTTTCTTAATACTATTACCTTTTATTGTAGGACCGTTAGCAGGTATATACCCAGCTTTTTTCCTTTCCAAATTTCAACCCATAAGTGTCTTAAAAGGAAATTTAGCAAAAGGTATGAACAAAAACTCATTAAGAAATTTCCTAGTTATTTTTCAGTTTACAACCTCCATCGTTTTGATCATTGGAACTATCGTAGTTTATCAGCAACTCAAACATATTCAAACTACTGATGTAGGATTCAATAAAGACCAAGTAATGATTGTAGAAAATTCGAATTTATCCGATGAAACTCGAAAATCATTAAAATCAGAGATAGAACAATTTACAGAAGTAAAATCTGCATCCTTCGCTGGATACATTCCGGTATCTAAATCTGCCAGATCCGATACAACGTTTAGTACAGAAGTTGTAGCTACTGCGGATAATGGTTTTAATATGCAATACTGGAGAACAGATTATAACTATATAGAAACCATGGGCATGGAACTTATAGCTGGAAGAAATTTTTCACGTTCCTTTGGAACAGATTCTACCGCTATCATACTTAATGAAAAAGCAGTTGCACTAACAGGGTTCAAAAATCCAATCGGAAAAAAATTATACAAATCAACAGATAATAACGAAAAAATAATCTACACAATCATTGGAGTAGTCAAAAATTTTAACTTTGAATCATTAAGAAATGATGTAGGTCCTTTAAGTCTTAGATTGGGAGATAACAGCTGGAGAACAGCTTATCGATTTAATACAAGTGATGTTGAAGGTTTTATCAGTAAGATTCGTAATAAATACGAAGCTGTTTCTTCCGAACTATCATTTACCTATAATTTTCTTGATGATTCCTTTCTAGATATGTATCAACAAGAAAAAAGAATTGGAACAATTGCTTTGATTTTTACTGTACTTGCTGTTATTATAGCCGCTTTAGGATTATTTGGATTAGCCACTTATATCGCAGAACAACGTACTAAAGAAATCGGAATACGTAAAGTTTTAGGAGCTTCTACAGCGATTATCATAAAAATACTCTCAAGAGATTTTATAAAATTAATCGTATTTGCCTTTTGTATCGCAACGCCAATCGCGTGGTGGTTTATGAGTAGCTGGTTACGAGATTTTGCTTTCAGAATTCAGTTAAATTGGTGGGTTTTTGCACTCACAGGTATTATCACCCTACTAGTTGCTATCATCACACTAAGCTTTCAGACTATCAAAGCTGCTATTGCAAATCCTATTAAAAGTTTAAAAACAGAATAA
- a CDS encoding VOC family protein: MDTKFHLAFKVKDIESTIAFYHTVLGSELGRQTEHWVDFNFFGHQLSAHVSDNIPELDYCGIVENLKVPIPHFGCILDNKVFQDIKNRLEDHKVDFIFKPQKRYQNKKGEQQTMFILDFSKNPIEFKTFNKDHDIFK, translated from the coding sequence ATGGATACAAAGTTTCATTTAGCATTTAAGGTAAAAGATATAGAAAGTACCATAGCGTTCTATCATACCGTACTAGGTTCCGAATTAGGAAGACAAACGGAACATTGGGTAGATTTTAATTTTTTTGGACATCAACTTTCAGCTCACGTATCAGATAATATACCTGAATTAGATTATTGCGGAATAGTAGAGAACCTTAAAGTCCCAATTCCGCATTTTGGTTGTATTTTAGATAACAAGGTATTTCAGGATATAAAAAATAGATTAGAAGATCATAAAGTAGATTTTATTTTTAAACCTCAAAAAAGATATCAAAATAAAAAAGGGGAACAACAAACCATGTTTATTTTAGATTTTAGTAAGAATCCTATTGAGTTTAAAACATTTAATAAGGATCATGATATTTTTAAATAA
- a CDS encoding ABC transporter ATP-binding protein: MILQLNNTSRVINSGGKKIALLDAIDLKVQEGEFISLMGPSGSGKSTLLNCIGMLDNFTEGSYAFLDEAVHTMKEKQRSKLYKEYIGFVFQAYHLIDELNVYENIETPLLYKNVKSSERKALVADMLDRFNIVGKKDLFPSQLSGGQQQLVGIARALITKPKLILADEPTGNLNSKQSTEIMELFSELNKESVTIIQATHSEKNASYGSRIINLLDGRIVSE, encoded by the coding sequence ATGATTTTACAACTTAACAATACATCAAGAGTAATTAATTCAGGTGGAAAAAAAATAGCACTACTCGATGCTATCGACCTAAAAGTACAAGAAGGCGAGTTTATTTCATTAATGGGACCATCAGGATCCGGTAAATCTACATTATTAAATTGTATCGGAATGCTTGACAATTTCACAGAAGGTAGTTACGCCTTTTTAGATGAAGCTGTGCATACCATGAAAGAAAAACAACGATCTAAACTATACAAAGAATACATAGGCTTTGTGTTTCAGGCTTATCATCTTATTGATGAATTAAATGTTTATGAAAACATCGAAACTCCCCTACTCTACAAAAACGTAAAATCTTCAGAAAGAAAAGCGCTAGTGGCTGATATGTTAGATCGTTTTAATATTGTAGGTAAAAAAGATTTGTTTCCATCTCAATTAAGTGGCGGACAACAACAATTGGTAGGAATTGCAAGAGCATTAATTACTAAGCCAAAACTAATTTTAGCTGATGAACCAACCGGAAATTTAAACTCTAAACAGAGTACGGAGATTATGGAGTTATTTTCTGAATTAAATAAAGAAAGTGTTACAATAATACAAGCCACTCATTCTGAAAAAAACGCTTCTTATGGATCAAGAATTATTAATCTTTTAGACGGACGTATCGTCTCTGAATAA
- a CDS encoding M18 family aminopeptidase, translating to MSYSQSLLNFIDSSSTSFHVVSNLKKELISQSYQELQEQDTWDLKKEEKYFVTRADGSIIVFRTPKKWSNDYSFKIIGAHTDSPCLKIKNNPVSTKEGYQLLNIEIYGGVLLSSWFDRDLYFGGRLIIENESGELEQKLITVEKKIRIPRLAIHLDREVNKKGFTPNPQEHMFPIIGLSNDINFENWLKEETGVSGTILSWDLFLFDAEKSSFGGIHDEFIYAPRLDNLASVHASFEALKQSTITDNEIQMAVYFQHEEIGSESQNGANSNFLETTLKRIHSFTSAKEENYFQAVARSFFISADMAHAVHPNYIVKHDANHKPMISAGPVIKSNANMRYATDAFSIAKFKQWCKKANVPFQDFCSRNDIGCGSTIGPMVASNIGMPTIDVGNPMLSMHSIREMCGTQDHEYIIKVFTEFYKTSS from the coding sequence ATGTCTTACTCCCAGAGCCTTTTAAATTTTATAGATTCGAGTTCTACCTCTTTTCACGTGGTTTCTAACTTAAAAAAAGAATTGATTTCTCAGAGCTATCAGGAATTACAAGAGCAGGATACCTGGGATCTAAAGAAAGAAGAAAAGTATTTTGTAACTAGAGCTGATGGCTCGATCATAGTATTTAGAACTCCTAAAAAATGGTCTAATGATTATTCTTTTAAAATTATCGGTGCGCATACAGATTCGCCTTGTCTTAAAATAAAGAACAATCCTGTTTCTACAAAAGAAGGATATCAATTATTAAATATTGAAATCTATGGAGGTGTTTTATTAAGTAGTTGGTTTGATAGAGACCTTTATTTTGGCGGTAGATTAATTATAGAAAATGAAAGTGGAGAATTAGAACAAAAACTTATTACGGTAGAAAAAAAAATAAGAATCCCTCGTTTGGCTATTCATTTAGATCGAGAGGTTAATAAAAAAGGATTTACTCCCAACCCGCAAGAACATATGTTTCCTATTATTGGGCTTTCTAATGACATCAATTTTGAAAATTGGTTAAAGGAAGAAACTGGAGTATCTGGAACCATTCTGAGTTGGGATTTATTTTTATTTGATGCAGAAAAATCAAGTTTTGGAGGTATCCACGATGAATTTATTTATGCACCTAGATTAGATAATTTAGCAAGTGTCCACGCCTCTTTTGAAGCGTTAAAACAATCTACCATTACTGATAATGAAATCCAAATGGCTGTTTATTTTCAGCATGAAGAAATCGGTTCTGAATCACAAAATGGAGCAAATTCTAATTTTTTAGAAACTACACTAAAACGTATTCATTCTTTTACTTCTGCTAAGGAAGAGAACTATTTTCAAGCAGTGGCACGTTCCTTTTTTATTTCAGCAGATATGGCACACGCAGTACATCCGAACTACATAGTAAAACACGATGCCAATCATAAACCGATGATTAGTGCTGGTCCAGTAATTAAAAGTAATGCTAATATGCGTTACGCCACAGATGCATTTTCTATAGCTAAATTTAAACAATGGTGTAAAAAAGCAAATGTTCCGTTTCAGGATTTTTGTAGTAGAAATGATATCGGTTGTGGTTCTACTATAGGGCCTATGGTTGCATCAAATATTGGAATGCCAACCATTGATGTTGGAAACCCAATGTTATCAATGCATAGTATCAGAGAAATGTGCGGTACACAAGATCACGAATATATTATTAAAGTTTTTACAGAGTTTTATAAAACCTCATCTTAG
- a CDS encoding GIN domain-containing protein, whose product MKHLKYFLALIALSIAHLLAGQTKKTVTTFDKVIISPHIEATFVENNEESVIIEKSTEPEDKINIEVNGNVLRVYLDDAKETTKNKTVIINGTKRKVPIYKGKVLTVTINYKQLTNLSIRGEQATVCKSKISAETFRLKVYGESQIILNDVNFEYFDVDMYGASTLAIKNGSIENQKITAFGESTSDLLGVDNKNTKLKAFGEAEFKIQASDRIKLTAFGEAKLYYKGDASIQKGLNIGDVEISEIQ is encoded by the coding sequence ATGAAACATTTAAAATATTTTTTAGCTTTAATTGCATTATCAATTGCTCATTTATTAGCTGGACAAACAAAAAAAACTGTTACTACTTTTGACAAAGTAATTATTAGTCCGCATATAGAAGCAACTTTTGTGGAAAACAATGAAGAATCTGTAATCATTGAAAAGAGTACCGAACCAGAAGACAAAATAAATATTGAAGTAAATGGGAATGTGCTTCGTGTCTATCTAGATGATGCTAAAGAAACTACAAAAAATAAAACAGTAATCATTAATGGCACCAAAAGAAAAGTACCTATTTATAAAGGTAAAGTACTTACCGTAACCATTAATTATAAACAACTTACTAATCTTTCTATTAGAGGAGAACAAGCTACAGTTTGTAAAAGTAAGATCTCTGCAGAAACATTTCGATTAAAAGTTTATGGGGAATCACAAATAATTTTGAACGATGTAAATTTTGAATACTTTGACGTTGATATGTATGGTGCTAGCACACTAGCTATCAAAAACGGATCTATAGAAAATCAGAAAATAACAGCTTTTGGAGAAAGTACTTCCGATCTACTAGGTGTAGATAATAAAAACACTAAGCTAAAAGCCTTTGGAGAAGCTGAATTTAAAATTCAAGCATCAGATCGCATCAAACTTACAGCTTTTGGAGAAGCAAAATTGTACTACAAAGGTGATGCGAGCATTCAAAAAGGCTTAAATATTGGAGATGTAGAAATATCAGAAATTCAGTAA
- a CDS encoding Lrp/AsnC family transcriptional regulator gives MIDAIDKQLLDILTNNSRLSFADLGRTINLSPSSVRERVQKMEDLGVIQKYSIQIDHSKLGYDLEAFILLKVFPGQLAHILKIIKDFPEVKEAHRITGNQNIHLKVVVKNQTSLQGLLDKLMIHGDTNTFLILSEV, from the coding sequence ATGATAGATGCTATAGATAAGCAGTTATTAGATATTTTAACAAATAACTCTAGACTATCATTTGCTGATTTAGGGAGAACTATAAATTTATCTCCTTCATCTGTTAGAGAAAGAGTTCAAAAGATGGAAGATTTAGGTGTAATCCAAAAGTATAGTATTCAAATTGATCATAGTAAACTTGGATACGATTTAGAAGCTTTTATATTGCTTAAAGTTTTTCCCGGACAATTAGCACATATTCTTAAAATAATTAAAGACTTTCCTGAAGTTAAAGAAGCACATCGTATTACGGGAAACCAAAATATTCATCTAAAAGTTGTAGTAAAAAATCAGACTTCTTTACAAGGATTATTAGATAAACTAATGATTCATGGAGATACTAATACATTCCTTATTTTATCCGAAGTTTAA
- a CDS encoding TolC family protein encodes MSLKSIICISVFLLQFLGFTQRKDAERYSLAQCVDIALKNNLDLKSSVLNASTAKINHRQATANILPSLNGNYNIGVNNGRSIDPFTNDFINQELTFSNARLNLDATIFNGFRLLNTVKQQRLNRQASEMEIEEAKQTLILNVTLAYLQVLNRTDILALAKARLVATNKQLKQQEDLYSEESGNPADYADIKGQKTIDETNILAAESDLNSAKLSLTRLMNIHENIDADKTSILLDFEKYELSSEDVFNDAMKNLATFKAKELRAKAAAKGIKVARAQYIPEISFFGQLNTNYSSVAETFTEIGSSIVETGDFVTVNNEEISVFTEQSQFRGDKIEYLDQFDNNLNTVVGIAVDIPLFNSFRAKNNVALEKIKAEESLIELERTSLEVKNAIAQVHFDMRAAFNRYESLQNQVTAFEESYRVNEIRFNNGVSNFIAYITSKNNLDNARTNLTNAKYEYLLRVKILEFYRGNTL; translated from the coding sequence ATGTCACTGAAATCAATTATATGTATCAGTGTCTTTCTTTTACAATTCCTCGGATTTACACAAAGAAAAGACGCAGAAAGGTACTCCCTAGCCCAATGTGTAGATATAGCACTAAAAAATAATCTGGACCTAAAGTCTTCTGTTTTAAATGCTAGTACAGCCAAAATTAATCATAGACAAGCCACAGCAAACATTCTACCATCATTAAATGGGAATTATAATATAGGTGTAAATAACGGAAGAAGTATTGATCCATTTACCAATGATTTTATAAATCAAGAACTTACTTTTTCTAATGCACGATTAAATCTCGATGCTACGATATTTAATGGTTTTAGATTATTAAATACAGTTAAGCAACAAAGATTGAATAGACAAGCTTCTGAAATGGAAATAGAAGAAGCTAAACAAACATTAATTCTTAATGTTACTTTAGCATATCTACAGGTACTAAACAGAACAGATATATTAGCATTAGCAAAAGCAAGATTAGTAGCCACCAATAAACAATTAAAACAACAAGAAGATTTATATAGTGAAGAATCTGGAAATCCAGCTGATTATGCCGACATAAAAGGTCAAAAAACTATTGATGAAACTAATATACTAGCGGCAGAAAGTGATCTAAACAGTGCAAAATTAAGTCTTACTAGATTGATGAATATCCATGAAAATATTGATGCTGACAAAACATCTATTTTATTAGATTTTGAAAAATACGAACTTTCGTCTGAAGATGTTTTTAATGATGCAATGAAAAATTTAGCCACTTTCAAAGCTAAAGAATTAAGAGCAAAAGCGGCAGCAAAAGGAATAAAAGTCGCTAGAGCTCAATACATCCCAGAAATTTCATTTTTTGGACAGCTAAACACCAACTATTCTAGTGTTGCAGAAACATTTACTGAAATTGGATCGAGTATTGTAGAAACAGGAGATTTTGTTACTGTTAACAATGAAGAAATTTCAGTTTTTACTGAACAATCCCAGTTTAGAGGAGATAAAATTGAGTATTTGGATCAATTTGACAATAATTTGAATACAGTTGTTGGTATCGCGGTTGATATTCCTCTTTTTAATAGTTTTAGAGCAAAAAACAATGTAGCATTAGAAAAAATTAAAGCCGAGGAATCTCTTATAGAATTAGAACGAACTTCATTAGAAGTAAAAAATGCAATTGCCCAAGTCCATTTTGATATGCGGGCTGCATTTAATAGATATGAAAGTCTACAAAATCAAGTAACAGCTTTTGAAGAATCTTATCGGGTAAATGAAATTAGATTTAATAATGGAGTGTCAAATTTTATTGCTTATATAACAAGTAAAAATAATTTGGATAATGCAAGAACCAACCTCACCAATGCTAAATATGAATACTTACTTCGGGTTAAAATTTTAGAGTTTTATAGAGGTAATACTTTATAA
- a CDS encoding S8 family serine peptidase: MKIRLRILSTVTVFSFLFYSCEKDGEAITDLESELETIDTVGADQAIPGEYIVIYTEDESISGKSIEMKTKSMQTLSKYAIGEDNIKQTYSSAIQGFAVKNLSEKQADLLRNDPEVAYLEPNYIQKLDVKIGKPVSTLPATVQNKAVTNDSQLSNGEFLPWGINRVGRANGAGRTCWIVDSGIAPHSDLNIDTSRSVSFVGGSWEDQNGHGTHVAGTVAARNNGSGVIGVAYGATVVSVRVLNAAGSGATDGILAGIDYVANNAGNGDTWNYSVGFRNRFTSQAIDDTFRNLENTTYGAMAAGNSNDDTQFYSPQRLITSRSWCVGNMTNVDAPASGSNFGSSVDRWAPGTAVWSTWLNGQFNNISGTSMASPHVAGILLLRGNSTGTDGSVSKGGYTAPIATLN, translated from the coding sequence ATGAAAATTAGACTTAGAATTTTAAGCACAGTAACAGTATTTTCTTTCCTATTTTACAGTTGTGAAAAAGACGGAGAAGCAATTACAGATTTAGAATCAGAACTTGAAACTATAGATACTGTAGGAGCCGATCAAGCCATACCTGGGGAGTATATAGTAATTTATACAGAAGATGAATCTATTTCTGGTAAAAGTATCGAAATGAAAACTAAATCGATGCAAACATTATCTAAATATGCAATAGGAGAAGATAATATCAAACAAACTTATAGCTCCGCTATTCAAGGGTTTGCTGTTAAAAACTTATCTGAAAAGCAAGCTGATTTGCTTAGAAACGATCCTGAAGTAGCTTATTTAGAACCAAATTATATCCAAAAGTTGGATGTTAAAATAGGAAAACCTGTAAGTACACTCCCAGCAACAGTACAAAATAAAGCGGTGACTAATGACTCGCAGTTATCTAATGGAGAATTTCTTCCTTGGGGAATAAATCGAGTAGGAAGAGCAAATGGTGCAGGTAGAACTTGTTGGATAGTAGATAGTGGTATTGCTCCGCATAGTGATTTAAATATTGATACCAGTCGAAGTGTAAGTTTCGTTGGTGGGTCTTGGGAAGATCAAAATGGACACGGAACTCATGTAGCAGGAACTGTTGCTGCTAGAAATAATGGTTCAGGAGTTATTGGTGTGGCATATGGAGCAACTGTAGTTTCTGTTAGAGTTTTAAATGCTGCAGGTAGTGGTGCAACAGATGGGATTCTTGCAGGAATAGACTATGTAGCCAACAATGCAGGTAATGGAGATACTTGGAATTATAGTGTTGGATTTAGAAATCGATTTACATCTCAGGCAATAGACGATACGTTTAGAAATTTAGAAAACACAACGTATGGAGCTATGGCAGCGGGTAATAGTAATGATGATACTCAATTTTATTCGCCACAAAGGTTAATAACTAGTAGATCTTGGTGCGTTGGAAACATGACTAATGTAGATGCTCCTGCCTCTGGTTCTAATTTTGGTAGTAGTGTGGATCGTTGGGCTCCAGGTACAGCAGTATGGTCTACTTGGTTAAATGGTCAGTTTAATAATATTTCAGGTACTTCTATGGCGTCACCGCACGTAGCAGGAATATTATTATTAAGAGGTAACAGTACAGGAACAGATGGGTCTGTAAGTAAAGGAGGATATACAGCTCCTATTGCTACCTTAAATTAA
- a CDS encoding MepB family protein: protein MKINKVERMDDNLSQIKKKVYDRCSLEILEYVKETESQEYCACRFTLNGQNVLSRTAKVTPKKVGQFVTFWKRKENGPIEPYHESDEIDFYIVNVSKENKLGQFVFPKPLLIKKGIVSTEIKEGKRAFRVYPKWDITKSKQAQRTQKWQLNYFYEINDKTDLENVLELYKSQ, encoded by the coding sequence TTGAAAATAAATAAAGTTGAACGCATGGATGATAATCTTAGTCAGATAAAAAAGAAAGTGTATGATAGATGTTCTCTAGAAATTTTAGAATATGTAAAAGAAACTGAAAGTCAAGAATATTGTGCTTGCCGATTTACCCTTAATGGACAAAATGTTCTAAGTAGAACTGCTAAAGTTACACCAAAAAAAGTGGGACAATTCGTAACTTTTTGGAAACGAAAAGAGAACGGACCTATCGAACCGTATCATGAATCTGATGAAATAGACTTCTATATTGTTAATGTAAGTAAAGAGAATAAATTAGGGCAGTTTGTATTTCCAAAGCCTTTATTGATAAAAAAGGGAATTGTATCTACAGAAATAAAAGAAGGAAAAAGAGCATTTAGAGTATATCCTAAATGGGATATTACCAAAAGTAAACAAGCCCAACGAACCCAAAAATGGCAGCTTAATTATTTCTACGAAATTAATGATAAAACAGATCTCGAAAATGTTTTGGAATTGTATAAAAGTCAATGA